One Magnetospirillum sp. 15-1 DNA window includes the following coding sequences:
- a CDS encoding HNH endonuclease signature motif containing protein — protein MIDRTTGTVMVEVCHINARSPGGPRFDPTQTDKDRNAYDNLILLCGDHHKEVDAQPEKHSTEKLREMKRTHERSFGRDVQAGDAAIAKRLLQVYVRNLSVEQVSGDVIVNGAKTVNIRTSTKKVTIAPAPGTIGADQKLLRYIDYLIRRYIEFAGKDPFQARSFNPARFRKNLERRFRAHWKNLSVERADELIKYLQECIDRTGLAKLNRSKGHRSYSNLQEYE, from the coding sequence GTGATTGATCGCACGACGGGAACCGTCATGGTGGAGGTCTGCCACATCAATGCGCGAAGCCCAGGCGGCCCCAGATTTGATCCAACACAGACAGACAAGGACCGGAACGCCTATGACAACCTGATCCTTCTCTGTGGAGACCATCATAAGGAGGTCGACGCTCAGCCAGAGAAACACTCAACCGAAAAGCTGCGCGAGATGAAACGGACCCATGAACGCAGCTTTGGGCGCGATGTACAGGCGGGCGACGCAGCCATCGCCAAAAGGCTCCTGCAGGTGTACGTCCGGAACCTCTCCGTGGAACAGGTATCGGGCGACGTTATCGTCAACGGCGCCAAAACCGTGAACATTCGAACCTCGACCAAGAAAGTGACGATCGCTCCAGCGCCAGGTACTATCGGCGCGGACCAGAAACTGCTCCGCTACATCGACTACCTGATCAGACGATACATCGAATTTGCGGGCAAGGACCCATTCCAGGCCCGCAGCTTTAACCCCGCTAGGTTTCGAAAGAACTTGGAGAGACGGTTCCGGGCTCATTGGAAAAATCTGTCTGTCGAGCGGGCCGATGAGTTGATCAAGTACCTTCAGGAGTGCATCGATAGAACTGGCCTTGCGAAGCTCAACAGGAGTAAAGGGCACCGCTCCTATTCAAACCTCCAAGAATATGAATAA
- a CDS encoding Mu transposase C-terminal domain-containing protein gives MSNGFSFQPGASVLWRGKRCTVVEAVTASSVLLDVGGGQDKEVVPVSKLRSLKDVESAQADRSLDALAAEDLAEAKRRFAIIKPLVRCERRSEEDVQRVAEQHDVPRSTLYRWIKRYEGRRRMTDLAPSRRGRKMPKRLSPEVEAIIASVIDEKYLSKQKASGEEVILEVHRHCRAASLSKPCAETVRARLRAIDPKEKVLRREGKKAAHDKFGAVKGNFPGADAPLAVVQIDHTLLDILVLDEEMRLPIGRPWLTLAIDVFSRMVVGYHLSLDNPGSFAVGLCLCHGMLDKAAELERLGVKGEWPVWGKPRMIHSDNGKDFRSYLIQDTLDEHDIRYEFRPPKTPHYGGHIERLAGTLARKVHALPGATFSNPKQRGEYKSEAQARMTLRELRSWLLNLIVGVYHNKVHSGIGCPPLARWNDGIMGNDRFRGIGLPEPIANPRRLRLDFLPFRTRTVQSEGIVWDKIWYRDPLLSQWVKTDEGRRRRKFKVRRDPTDISKLYFLDPMLNDYVEIPYRDTGRPSISLWDYRAVEAWLHRQGKAAENEQAIFDAYEDMHRITAEATRQTKRVRREQAKKRELGKHRAELTLDPPRPPAESQAKPKAMRRRDGHLALVVNNQEADPPKPRPTSNDFDFDDAEIKRGVEEW, from the coding sequence ATGAGCAATGGATTCAGCTTTCAGCCCGGCGCCTCAGTTCTCTGGCGTGGCAAGCGCTGCACCGTCGTCGAGGCGGTGACGGCATCCTCGGTGCTGCTCGACGTCGGGGGCGGGCAGGACAAGGAAGTGGTGCCTGTCTCCAAGTTGCGATCGCTCAAGGATGTGGAGTCCGCTCAGGCGGATCGCAGCTTGGACGCATTGGCTGCCGAAGACCTGGCCGAGGCCAAACGGCGTTTCGCCATCATCAAGCCGCTGGTGCGCTGCGAGCGGCGGAGCGAAGAGGATGTCCAGCGCGTCGCCGAACAGCATGACGTTCCTCGATCCACGCTGTATCGCTGGATCAAGCGGTACGAGGGGCGGAGGCGCATGACTGACCTTGCTCCCTCGCGCCGTGGCCGCAAGATGCCCAAGCGCCTGTCGCCCGAGGTCGAGGCGATCATCGCCAGCGTCATTGATGAGAAATATCTCTCCAAGCAGAAGGCCAGCGGCGAAGAGGTCATCCTGGAGGTCCATCGCCATTGCCGTGCCGCCAGTCTATCGAAGCCCTGCGCAGAGACGGTTCGTGCCAGGCTACGGGCCATCGACCCGAAGGAAAAGGTGCTGAGGCGCGAGGGTAAGAAGGCCGCCCACGACAAGTTCGGGGCGGTGAAGGGCAACTTCCCCGGGGCGGATGCGCCGCTGGCCGTGGTGCAGATCGACCACACCTTGCTCGACATCTTGGTGCTCGACGAGGAGATGCGCCTACCCATCGGCCGTCCGTGGCTGACCCTGGCTATCGATGTCTTCAGCCGCATGGTGGTGGGCTATCACCTCTCGCTCGACAATCCCGGCTCCTTCGCCGTCGGCCTCTGCCTGTGCCATGGGATGTTGGACAAGGCGGCGGAACTGGAGCGGCTTGGCGTTAAGGGCGAATGGCCGGTCTGGGGTAAGCCCCGCATGATCCATTCCGACAACGGCAAGGACTTCCGTAGCTACCTGATCCAGGACACCCTGGACGAGCACGATATCCGCTACGAATTCCGCCCGCCGAAGACGCCACATTACGGCGGTCACATCGAGCGCCTGGCCGGGACTCTGGCGCGGAAGGTTCACGCCCTTCCTGGGGCGACCTTCTCCAATCCCAAGCAGCGCGGCGAGTACAAATCCGAGGCCCAGGCGCGGATGACGCTGCGGGAACTGCGGTCCTGGCTGCTCAACCTCATCGTCGGCGTCTACCACAACAAGGTCCACAGCGGGATCGGCTGCCCACCCCTGGCCCGGTGGAACGACGGGATCATGGGCAACGACCGGTTTCGGGGTATCGGTCTGCCCGAGCCTATCGCCAACCCTCGGCGGTTGCGCCTGGATTTTCTGCCTTTCAGAACCAGGACAGTTCAGTCGGAAGGTATCGTCTGGGACAAGATCTGGTACCGCGATCCGCTGCTATCCCAGTGGGTCAAGACCGACGAAGGCCGTCGGCGGCGGAAGTTCAAGGTCCGCCGTGACCCTACCGACATCTCCAAACTCTACTTCCTCGATCCGATGCTCAATGATTACGTCGAGATTCCCTACCGCGACACCGGCCGGCCATCGATCTCCCTGTGGGATTACCGGGCGGTTGAGGCATGGCTGCACCGCCAGGGCAAGGCCGCCGAGAACGAGCAGGCGATTTTCGACGCCTACGAGGACATGCACCGCATCACCGCCGAGGCAACCCGCCAGACCAAGCGCGTGCGTCGTGAGCAGGCCAAGAAGCGAGAACTCGGCAAGCATCGAGCCGAACTGACCCTGGACCCGCCGCGCCCACCAGCGGAATCGCAGGCGAAGCCCAAGGCCATGCGACGTCGCGACGGCCATCTGGCCCTGGTGGTCAACAACCAGGAAGCCGATCCGCCGAAGCCCAGGCCGACATCCAACGACTTCGATTTTGATGATGCCGAGATCAAGAGGGGGGTAGAAGAATGGTGA
- a CDS encoding DEAD/DEAH box helicase family protein: MVKLRPWQEKAQEKALKWLVDQGDDKHFLINAAPGAGKTKLACSIAKTLIDKNLIDRVIVIAPRVEVVKQWTKDFFDITSRFMGKVAGSEIEIEYDVGVTWAAVQNLQDAFQAVCRSHRTLLICDEHHHAAVSAAWGNSADSAFADAKYVLVLTGTPIRSDSKKSVWLAYDDLGAIDHPEGGIYTLSYGEAVDFGYCRPATFHRHEGKFTVDLDDGEKIFVSSKHPAELTPNLKRIPGLQRALDFYKLACAPQYEADKTTPTTRWLPGNNGRVGQR; this comes from the coding sequence ATGGTAAAATTACGCCCATGGCAAGAAAAGGCTCAAGAAAAGGCCTTGAAATGGCTCGTTGATCAGGGAGACGATAAGCATTTCCTCATTAATGCAGCGCCAGGTGCTGGAAAGACAAAGCTAGCATGCTCTATTGCAAAGACGCTAATTGATAAAAACCTCATCGATCGCGTTATAGTTATTGCACCTCGCGTTGAGGTAGTTAAGCAGTGGACGAAAGATTTTTTCGACATAACATCCCGCTTTATGGGAAAAGTTGCTGGCAGCGAAATTGAAATTGAGTATGACGTTGGCGTTACATGGGCTGCCGTTCAAAATCTTCAGGATGCATTCCAGGCTGTCTGCCGGTCACACCGGACTTTATTGATCTGCGACGAGCATCATCACGCGGCTGTTTCCGCCGCTTGGGGCAATAGCGCCGACTCGGCCTTCGCAGACGCAAAATATGTCCTTGTCCTGACAGGTACGCCGATCCGGTCCGATTCGAAGAAATCGGTCTGGTTGGCATATGACGATCTAGGAGCTATCGACCACCCCGAAGGAGGGATTTACACGCTCTCTTATGGAGAAGCGGTAGATTTTGGGTACTGTCGCCCAGCAACATTTCACCGCCACGAAGGAAAGTTTACGGTAGATCTTGATGATGGTGAAAAGATATTCGTATCAAGTAAGCATCCTGCGGAGCTCACTCCAAATTTGAAGCGAATTCCAGGACTCCAGAGAGCCCTTGATTTCTACAAGCTGGCCTGCGCCCCTCAATACGAAGCGGATAAAACGACTCCAACGACTCGATGGCTACCAGGGAACAATGGTCGAGTGGGCCAGCGCTAA
- a CDS encoding zinc ribbon domain-containing protein encodes MEEEMPPHALKDDEKPKTKKCPSCTTEAPLGAKFCDVCGFEFPKAPPKFKPCPSCSGLNQLSATACQHCGTVFGSDFSLSLDEALRTGAIVRGMDIEEEDVQAGEAMAESVRKVVMASGDQKLINVISQLPEESWARLRKYLSESE; translated from the coding sequence GTGGAAGAGGAGATGCCTCCCCATGCTCTTAAGGACGACGAGAAGCCGAAAACAAAAAAATGTCCATCGTGCACAACCGAAGCGCCGCTCGGAGCAAAATTTTGTGATGTCTGCGGATTTGAATTCCCCAAAGCGCCCCCTAAGTTCAAGCCATGCCCGTCGTGCAGCGGACTTAATCAACTAAGCGCAACCGCTTGCCAGCACTGCGGCACTGTATTTGGGTCTGATTTTAGCCTGAGCCTGGATGAGGCACTAAGAACGGGCGCAATTGTCCGTGGCATGGACATCGAAGAAGAAGACGTCCAAGCAGGAGAAGCTATGGCGGAGAGCGTCAGGAAGGTTGTCATGGCAAGCGGAGACCAAAAACTTATCAATGTTATAAGTCAGCTTCCTGAAGAGAGTTGGGCGCGCCTAAGGAAGTATCTCAGCGAATCGGAATAG
- a CDS encoding helix-turn-helix domain-containing protein, with amino-acid sequence MAKANTTGMIQAAKEHLLSGLPTTRLEALILFGVSNLPEVVYELRQAGWVIKSRTIPYATAMVRVNKYAVFAATRQSTNTRD; translated from the coding sequence ATGGCAAAGGCGAACACCACCGGGATGATTCAGGCAGCTAAGGAACACCTGCTTTCTGGTCTGCCAACGACACGTTTGGAGGCGCTGATTTTGTTCGGCGTGTCCAACCTTCCCGAAGTTGTCTACGAATTACGGCAGGCAGGCTGGGTTATCAAATCGCGCACAATTCCATATGCCACGGCAATGGTCAGAGTAAATAAGTACGCTGTATTTGCAGCCACCCGCCAATCTACCAATACGAGAGATTAA
- a CDS encoding TnsA endonuclease N-terminal domain-containing protein: MPVRKIGLCYRSVSGRVPMGQGRPGVQVESTLERDFALLCRFDPSVAGIEEQPVRIEYDDADGRARSYVPDFLVTYRSGRPVPRLVEIKYSTDPMLTSGQLDGRFAAARTYARRQGWRFQVMSELEIRTPRLENATFLLPFRGRPVAAGLREALRSVLRKGGPKNVASLADEMAEALGLSRPEVLPGIWTLVAEFQVAADLDCPLTMNTFVTPAKEKRP; the protein is encoded by the coding sequence ATGCCCGTGCGCAAGATCGGCCTTTGCTATCGCAGTGTCAGTGGACGGGTGCCCATGGGACAGGGGCGGCCCGGCGTCCAGGTGGAATCAACCCTGGAGCGGGACTTCGCCTTGCTCTGCCGCTTCGATCCGTCCGTCGCCGGCATCGAGGAACAGCCGGTGCGGATTGAGTACGACGATGCCGATGGCCGTGCCCGCTCCTACGTGCCCGACTTCCTGGTGACTTATCGTAGCGGTCGGCCGGTACCGCGTCTGGTCGAGATCAAATACTCCACCGATCCCATGCTGACCTCCGGACAGTTGGACGGCCGGTTCGCCGCTGCCCGCACCTATGCCCGCCGCCAGGGCTGGCGCTTCCAGGTGATGAGCGAGTTGGAAATCCGCACGCCCCGGCTGGAGAACGCCACCTTCCTGCTGCCGTTCCGAGGCCGCCCCGTTGCGGCCGGTCTGCGTGAGGCTTTGCGCTCGGTCCTGCGGAAAGGTGGCCCGAAAAATGTCGCGTCGCTCGCCGACGAGATGGCCGAGGCGCTGGGCTTGAGCCGGCCGGAGGTGTTGCCCGGCATCTGGACCTTGGTGGCGGAGTTCCAGGTGGCGGCCGACCTGGACTGCCCCCTGACCATGAATACCTTCGTTACACCGGCAAAGGAGAAGCGGCCATGA
- a CDS encoding TniB family NTP-binding protein — protein sequence MVTPDLFALNPAPMLPLDFPQDELEGRIRRIRSPRYVAYEAGEAILGRLAWLYDHPKVVRPPCSLIYSDTNNGKTALAQKFVRDHSPAEDSPDFGKRPVVYAHAPPYADISGLYDAILRSLGAPYRSTARPQAKWDQLLQLLTAVGTRVLILDEVSNFLIGKVDQRSMVLNSLKSLSNELKIPVVAMGTQDAVRVFQTDQQLGNRFEPIGIPRWSVSREYALFVARYAQSLELRQESDFRSKELIGRIHAMSEGLTGETCKLLALAAETAIHAGREIIDMGTLDQVPWVMPSERRRAAR from the coding sequence ATGGTGACGCCCGATCTGTTCGCGCTGAATCCGGCGCCCATGCTGCCGCTGGATTTCCCTCAGGATGAGCTTGAGGGCCGCATCCGCCGCATTCGCAGCCCGCGCTATGTCGCGTACGAGGCGGGCGAAGCAATCCTCGGCCGTCTCGCCTGGCTGTACGACCACCCCAAGGTGGTTCGGCCGCCGTGCAGCCTGATCTATAGCGACACCAACAACGGCAAGACCGCCCTGGCGCAGAAGTTCGTCCGCGACCACAGCCCGGCGGAAGATAGCCCCGATTTTGGCAAGCGCCCGGTGGTCTATGCCCATGCCCCGCCCTATGCCGATATCAGCGGCCTCTACGATGCGATCCTGCGGTCACTGGGCGCCCCCTACCGATCGACGGCCCGGCCCCAGGCCAAATGGGACCAACTGCTCCAACTGCTGACCGCCGTCGGCACCCGGGTGCTGATCCTCGACGAGGTGAGCAACTTCCTGATCGGCAAGGTCGATCAGCGCTCCATGGTGCTGAACAGCCTGAAGAGCCTCAGCAACGAGCTGAAGATCCCTGTGGTGGCCATGGGCACCCAGGATGCGGTTCGGGTCTTCCAGACCGACCAGCAATTGGGCAACCGGTTCGAGCCGATCGGCATCCCGCGCTGGAGCGTCAGCCGGGAGTACGCCCTGTTCGTGGCACGCTACGCCCAGAGCCTGGAACTGCGGCAGGAGAGCGATTTCCGCTCGAAAGAGTTGATCGGCCGCATTCATGCCATGTCGGAGGGGCTGACCGGAGAGACCTGTAAGCTACTCGCGCTCGCCGCTGAAACCGCGATCCATGCCGGTCGAGAGATCATCGATATGGGGACGCTTGATCAGGTGCCGTGGGTGATGCCGAGTGAGAGGAGACGGGCGGCGAGGTGA
- a CDS encoding TniQ family protein, whose translation MRDDDRWPGHPRLLPDESVSSWFTRTAAANGLRPSELYRIVQPGGDRNPRDLDRHADDCLLDLLAGKTGLTVEDLKHATFRRWSGRLFEYDDGLCKLAWLPPAGREGGRRCFGQQICPMCLRGDAQPYLRLNWRLSFFTICPIHGRLLLDRCPICAEPFSILRQDGRGTICCPGCGADLRDFSGDEPALDTVPVQRDLLELIREGWRGLGEYGPVYSFAVFEMLAQLLRLLAGGKNAHALRLWLAESAPGLAVRPESLPRSRDGALLTPRARGVLVALAYWLLADWPHRFVEAAKAVGMTSTDLRKRPVGEYPFAYAHAVDWHLKEPHKGDATEEIMVAAQVLHDHGQAASHRNLVALCGTKLGSMGAVAEPVASGLPWGKGRYWKLDGVSPEVKAAARRAAHRAGEDVGPWLDALLRRKLGLGAIKTPFDGHDPDTITPDGNVDCKE comes from the coding sequence ATGCGCGACGATGACCGCTGGCCAGGGCACCCCAGGCTGTTGCCCGACGAGTCTGTATCTTCATGGTTCACCCGAACCGCCGCTGCCAATGGCCTGCGGCCGAGCGAGCTTTACCGCATCGTCCAGCCCGGCGGAGACCGTAATCCCCGTGATCTCGACCGCCACGCCGACGACTGTTTGCTGGACCTGTTGGCGGGGAAGACGGGGCTGACGGTCGAGGACCTGAAGCACGCCACCTTCCGCCGCTGGTCCGGACGCCTGTTCGAGTACGACGACGGTCTCTGCAAGTTGGCCTGGTTACCGCCGGCCGGGCGCGAGGGTGGGCGGCGCTGCTTCGGCCAGCAGATTTGCCCCATGTGTCTGCGGGGCGATGCGCAGCCCTATCTGCGCCTTAACTGGCGGCTCTCCTTCTTCACCATCTGTCCGATCCATGGACGCCTACTGCTGGACCGCTGTCCGATCTGTGCCGAGCCGTTCAGTATCCTGCGCCAGGATGGGCGGGGCACTATCTGCTGCCCGGGCTGTGGCGCCGACCTCCGCGATTTCAGTGGGGATGAACCTGCACTCGACACCGTCCCCGTGCAGCGCGATCTGCTGGAGCTGATCCGGGAAGGGTGGCGAGGCCTCGGCGAATACGGGCCGGTCTATTCCTTCGCGGTGTTCGAGATGCTGGCCCAGCTGCTCCGTCTGCTGGCCGGCGGCAAGAACGCCCATGCCTTGAGGCTCTGGTTGGCCGAAAGTGCCCCAGGACTGGCGGTTCGGCCGGAAAGTCTCCCTCGGTCTCGGGATGGCGCCCTGCTGACCCCGCGCGCCCGGGGTGTGCTGGTCGCCTTGGCCTATTGGCTGCTGGCCGACTGGCCGCATCGCTTCGTCGAGGCTGCCAAGGCGGTGGGTATGACCAGCACCGATCTGCGCAAGCGTCCGGTGGGCGAGTATCCCTTCGCCTATGCTCACGCGGTGGACTGGCACCTGAAGGAGCCGCACAAGGGTGACGCTACGGAAGAGATCATGGTGGCAGCCCAGGTGCTTCACGACCATGGCCAGGCGGCCAGCCATCGGAACCTGGTGGCCCTGTGCGGAACCAAACTCGGCTCCATGGGCGCTGTGGCCGAGCCCGTGGCCTCCGGTCTGCCCTGGGGTAAGGGGCGTTACTGGAAGTTGGATGGCGTCTCGCCCGAGGTGAAGGCGGCCGCCCGCCGGGCCGCGCACCGTGCCGGCGAGGATGTCGGGCCATGGCTGGATGCCCTGCTTCGCCGGAAACTTGGGCTTGGTGCCATCAAAACACCTTTTGATGGTCATGATCCCGACACAATCACGCCCGACGGTAATGTTGATTGTAAAGAGTGA
- a CDS encoding anti-phage deoxyguanosine triphosphatase: MVWLERRSGWQKNPQDARTPGDVDYGRVIHSASFRRLQGKTQILNLGDSDFYRTRLTHSLEVAQIAAGLGAQLLHSFPNHDAIGYIPDRSMIQAVACTHDLGHPPFGHGGEVALNYCMRENGGFEGNGQTLRILSRLEKFSGADGADLSREALLGVLKYPVAYSAAANPRIVPRMLADTSGTPLLDRKASKPPKCYMDSEADVVSWLLKPLSEGDRSLFQASDPQPEKHAKARHKSFACSIMDLADDISFGIHDMEDALALRLVDEAGFRRHVTPKKCEGLLDYLNSNYAGKYGNDVYEGLIGRIFADGAERKHQINRILNFVIPSVAIMELPEFEEPRLRFRAYLPKPVAQFVEAVKDFVRDEVILSPSVQHLEFKGQMMVISVFEVLRSDPKSFLPSDIFAKYERSSDPLRDICDYVAGMTDTYLLKTYERLFAPRIGSVFDKL, from the coding sequence ATGGTTTGGCTTGAGCGGCGATCCGGCTGGCAAAAAAACCCCCAGGATGCTCGTACACCAGGCGATGTCGATTACGGGCGTGTGATCCACTCCGCTTCGTTCAGGCGGCTACAAGGCAAGACCCAGATCCTCAATCTAGGTGACAGCGACTTCTATCGCACGAGGCTGACACACTCCCTTGAGGTTGCCCAAATTGCAGCGGGTCTTGGTGCCCAGTTGCTCCACAGTTTCCCTAATCACGATGCGATTGGTTATATTCCAGACCGAAGTATGATACAGGCCGTCGCCTGTACGCACGATCTTGGCCATCCGCCGTTCGGTCACGGTGGGGAGGTTGCGCTGAATTACTGCATGCGGGAGAACGGTGGCTTCGAGGGGAACGGGCAAACTCTTCGCATTCTCTCAAGACTAGAAAAATTCTCAGGCGCCGATGGTGCGGACCTTTCCCGCGAGGCGTTGCTTGGTGTACTGAAATACCCAGTGGCCTATAGTGCCGCTGCAAATCCAAGAATCGTTCCGAGAATGCTTGCCGATACTAGTGGCACCCCGCTGCTTGATCGCAAGGCGTCCAAGCCGCCCAAATGCTACATGGATAGCGAGGCGGACGTTGTTTCCTGGTTGCTTAAGCCGCTTTCTGAAGGGGATAGGTCTCTCTTTCAAGCTAGTGACCCGCAACCGGAGAAGCACGCTAAGGCGCGGCACAAGTCCTTTGCGTGCAGCATTATGGACCTTGCCGATGACATAAGTTTCGGCATCCATGACATGGAGGATGCACTGGCATTGCGGTTGGTAGACGAAGCTGGGTTCCGCCGGCACGTGACTCCCAAGAAGTGCGAAGGTCTGCTCGACTATCTCAATTCGAACTACGCTGGCAAATATGGAAACGACGTCTACGAAGGTCTTATCGGGCGCATTTTTGCTGATGGTGCCGAGCGAAAGCACCAGATCAACCGTATTCTGAATTTTGTTATCCCCAGCGTAGCAATTATGGAACTTCCAGAATTTGAGGAACCGCGCCTGCGCTTTCGCGCTTACCTCCCTAAGCCGGTCGCACAATTCGTTGAAGCTGTGAAGGACTTCGTTCGTGACGAAGTCATACTATCTCCGAGCGTTCAGCATCTGGAATTCAAAGGACAGATGATGGTGATCTCGGTGTTTGAGGTTTTGAGGTCCGACCCAAAGAGCTTTCTTCCGTCAGATATTTTTGCCAAATATGAGCGTAGTTCTGACCCGCTGCGCGATATCTGCGACTATGTTGCGGGGATGACGGACACCTACCTTTTGAAGACATATGAGCGTCTCTTTGCGCCGAGGATTGGGTCTGTCTTCGACAAGCTTTAA
- a CDS encoding DNA cytosine methyltransferase, which yields MRKLRAIDLYSGVGGWSLGLRLAGIDVIASYEYWGPANETNFKNNSHQAQTVDIRRLSFEDLPTDIDVVVGSPPCTQFSFSNRGGGGDIADGLEDIKRFLAIVDHLKPRVWAMENVPRVAKIIEAELEEGGKLDAFRHLGCVTHIVDMAEYGLPQRRRRCIAGNFDIDLLEDYRAAAQPRTLGEIVAALSSDPIVDPLFGLSIPRSDLTDHVAEDALSEEEVRINCANKTTHTVYNAMPFPDPLDRSVRTITATCTRVSRESIVIQAAEPEGAFRRLTLRERASLQGFPVTFQFYGANYGQKLRMIGNAVPPAFSYLMGHVLQGHCSRAVPSLSMAAQGLTRPKPLPLETPPDRVGASYPASRTFKFAIPSLQLKSGVRFEICNDTSRPVVEWRLAFFFGTSKAIKSLRLDAALAKCLSAQMPEALAIAVEPILSKACSFIAKADIANMQALWAHRGPGGTRAFMLLDMLDEVGTALVEAISAHQGQACKLIDFALVAEYGDATSGLPGVAKLHRNAALILSGLLLGSVVNPLLADRGRAAVRTKRDAMCALRPGELAFSSSI from the coding sequence ATGCGCAAATTGCGAGCGATCGATCTCTATTCGGGTGTAGGGGGGTGGTCACTTGGCCTGCGCCTCGCTGGCATCGATGTGATCGCCTCCTATGAGTACTGGGGGCCCGCTAACGAGACAAATTTCAAGAACAATTCCCATCAAGCCCAGACGGTCGACATCCGTCGACTTTCATTTGAAGATTTGCCGACGGACATCGACGTTGTCGTGGGCAGCCCGCCATGCACGCAATTCTCTTTCAGCAATCGCGGCGGTGGCGGAGACATTGCGGACGGTCTTGAGGACATCAAGCGGTTCCTGGCCATCGTCGATCATCTTAAGCCGCGCGTCTGGGCAATGGAGAATGTACCGCGCGTAGCGAAGATCATCGAGGCAGAGCTAGAAGAGGGCGGGAAGCTCGATGCATTCCGCCATCTGGGTTGTGTCACGCATATCGTCGATATGGCGGAATATGGGCTGCCACAGCGCCGTCGCCGGTGCATCGCCGGCAACTTCGACATCGATCTGCTCGAAGACTATCGCGCGGCGGCCCAGCCCCGGACTCTCGGCGAGATCGTTGCGGCGCTCTCCTCGGACCCAATCGTAGACCCTCTCTTCGGCCTCTCGATCCCGCGTTCGGACCTCACAGATCATGTCGCAGAGGATGCGCTGAGCGAGGAGGAAGTCAGGATAAACTGCGCCAACAAGACGACGCACACCGTGTACAACGCAATGCCTTTCCCGGACCCGCTCGATCGCTCTGTACGCACGATCACCGCCACATGCACTCGAGTCTCTCGTGAGAGCATCGTCATTCAAGCCGCAGAACCCGAAGGCGCCTTCCGACGGCTTACGCTTCGCGAGCGCGCAAGCCTACAGGGCTTCCCCGTGACATTTCAATTTTATGGGGCGAACTATGGTCAGAAGCTGCGGATGATCGGCAACGCCGTACCGCCAGCCTTTTCCTATCTGATGGGACACGTCCTCCAGGGGCATTGCTCTCGCGCCGTGCCAAGCCTTTCAATGGCGGCTCAAGGCCTCACGCGACCCAAACCTTTGCCTCTCGAAACGCCGCCCGATCGAGTTGGCGCAAGCTATCCAGCGAGTAGAACCTTCAAATTCGCGATCCCAAGCCTGCAGCTTAAAAGCGGTGTCCGCTTCGAGATATGCAATGACACCTCCAGGCCCGTTGTCGAGTGGCGGCTGGCCTTTTTCTTCGGTACCTCAAAAGCGATCAAGAGCTTGCGTCTCGATGCAGCCTTAGCGAAGTGTCTCTCGGCGCAAATGCCGGAGGCACTGGCTATCGCCGTCGAGCCCATCCTCTCCAAGGCGTGCTCCTTTATTGCCAAAGCCGATATCGCCAATATGCAAGCGCTCTGGGCGCACCGAGGTCCTGGCGGCACGCGCGCCTTCATGCTGCTTGATATGCTGGACGAAGTTGGGACCGCCCTCGTCGAGGCGATTAGTGCTCACCAGGGTCAGGCCTGCAAGCTGATTGATTTCGCACTTGTGGCGGAGTACGGAGACGCGACCAGTGGCCTTCCTGGCGTCGCCAAACTGCACCGCAATGCGGCTCTCATTCTGTCCGGTCTATTGCTCGGTTCGGTGGTGAACCCATTGTTGGCGGATCGGGGTCGGGCAGCGGTGCGTACCAAGAGGGACGCCATGTGTGCGCTGCGGCCGGGTGAGCTTGCATTCTCGTCGTCTATATAG